In the Alkaliphilus flagellatus genome, one interval contains:
- a CDS encoding HD domain-containing protein has protein sequence MTYSADKEKLNHILVSSKDIKDDKDEILRIIPELIICIDCEQNMPYHIYNVLDHILETVNKVDFDLILKITALLHDIGKPYRKTTVNNIDSFKGHEEASVIIANLILTRLGYEVDFIDKICRLIKYHDYQIIPTAEGVKEGINLVGDELMPYLFCFQKADLLAHSEQRYKPLLPKLNEAKIIYESLHQKSSF, from the coding sequence ATGACATATTCAGCAGATAAAGAGAAATTAAACCATATACTTGTTTCAAGCAAGGATATAAAAGATGATAAGGATGAAATCCTTAGAATTATTCCAGAACTTATTATTTGTATTGATTGTGAACAGAATATGCCTTATCATATTTACAATGTACTTGATCACATATTAGAAACAGTGAACAAAGTAGATTTTGATTTAATTTTGAAGATAACAGCACTTTTACATGACATAGGTAAACCTTATAGAAAAACTACTGTTAATAATATTGATAGTTTTAAGGGACATGAGGAAGCTAGTGTAATAATCGCAAACCTAATTTTAACAAGACTTGGATATGAAGTAGATTTTATAGATAAGATATGTAGACTTATTAAATATCATGATTATCAAATCATCCCTACAGCAGAAGGCGTTAAAGAAGGAATTAATTTGGTAGGAGATGAACTTATGCCATACCTTTTCTGTTTTCAAAAAGCAGACCTGTTAGCTCATTCTGAACAACGCTACAAACCACTATTACCTAAATTAAATGAAGCTAAAATAATATATGAATCACTGCATCAAAAAAGTAGCTTTTGA
- a CDS encoding metal-sensing transcriptional repressor, with protein MKSDKAQATRLLKTARGQIDGILKMVEDDRYCIDISNQLMATQAILRKINRDVLHDHLGSCVQDAFEAGDQREKIEEIMTIIDKLAK; from the coding sequence ATGAAGTCAGATAAGGCACAAGCTACGCGTCTTTTAAAAACTGCAAGAGGGCAGATAGATGGTATTTTAAAGATGGTTGAGGATGACCGATACTGTATTGATATCTCCAATCAACTTATGGCTACGCAAGCTATCTTACGCAAAATTAACAGAGATGTACTTCATGATCATTTAGGAAGTTGTGTACAAGATGCCTTTGAAGCAGGGGATCAGCGTGAAAAAATTGAGGAGATAATGACTATTATTGACAAGCTAGCAAAATAG
- a CDS encoding pentapeptide repeat-containing protein, producing the protein MIYTHEDKRNKELSADCENCFGLCCVALYFSASEGFPTNKDAGKPCINLQSNFTCSVHKNLRDKGLKGCTAYDCFGAGQKIAQVTCGGHDWRQAPESANQMFEAFLIMRQLHEMLWYLTQAFILQTDHGIKKEISSLLDNTKRLTLLDIDSLLALDVVAHRTKVNMLLKNTSELVRTKARSGKNTPSSNRNANSRQLDYFGTDLRKTNLKGADLRGACLIATNLRGVDLSWADLIGADLRDADLSGANLTNSIFLTQAQLNTAKGDSLTKLPMMLVRPTYWSK; encoded by the coding sequence ATGATATATACACATGAAGATAAGCGTAATAAAGAATTGAGTGCTGACTGTGAAAATTGTTTCGGTCTATGCTGTGTAGCATTGTACTTTTCAGCTTCGGAAGGTTTCCCAACGAATAAAGACGCCGGTAAGCCTTGCATAAACTTACAATCGAACTTTACCTGCTCTGTTCACAAAAATCTTAGGGATAAGGGTCTTAAGGGCTGTACTGCTTATGACTGCTTTGGTGCTGGTCAAAAGATAGCTCAAGTTACCTGTGGCGGACATGACTGGAGACAAGCTCCCGAATCTGCTAATCAAATGTTTGAGGCGTTCCTGATTATGAGGCAGCTTCATGAAATGCTATGGTATCTTACTCAAGCATTTATCCTGCAAACAGACCATGGTATCAAAAAGGAGATAAGTTCATTGTTGGACAATACTAAACGACTTACCCTTCTTGATATTGATTCTCTATTAGCACTGGATGTTGTAGCTCATCGAACCAAGGTTAACATGTTGCTTAAAAATACCAGCGAGCTGGTGCGTACTAAAGCCCGCAGTGGAAAGAACACTCCTTCAAGCAATCGGAATGCCAACTCTCGTCAATTAGATTATTTTGGCACAGACCTAAGAAAAACCAATCTTAAAGGTGCAGACCTAAGGGGAGCATGTCTTATTGCGACAAACCTTAGAGGAGTCGATTTGAGTTGGGCTGATCTCATCGGGGCTGATTTGCGAGATGCCGATCTTAGTGGAGCTAATCTCACAAATAGCATCTTTCTTACCCAAGCTCAGCTCAATACGGCTAAGGGTGATTCCCTCACGAAGCTACCTATGATGCTGGTTCGACCAACCTATTGGTCAAAGTAA
- the mltG gene encoding endolytic transglycosylase MltG, with protein MKKILYILIVIGLLVGSSVLFVPSYLSTSTNVDTIEIIVPQGASLNTVSNTLLDKGIIKSKIWFRYKAKAAGVDRKIKPGTYSIPSNSTLNDIFELLEKGIPDKPVILTIPEGFTLYQIAQKVEELGFGTKDEFIEATQKYFDNGNYDFDTKNLYFNLEGYLYPDTYHFTEKQPVEDIVKRLAQTMDNVFTDEYKNRAKELNLSIHDILTVASLIEREAKHDGERSAVSGVIYNRLEKDMLLQIDATVIYGVGKGKEHKSDIYTSDLEKPTPFNSYKVIGLPPGPIASPSKASIHAALYPEDHEYLYYVLSEKEDGHVFTKTYDEHLKYVDKYRNRNKK; from the coding sequence ATGAAAAAAATATTATATATATTAATAGTTATTGGGCTTCTAGTAGGATCCTCTGTATTATTTGTACCATCATATTTATCTACGTCTACCAATGTTGATACTATAGAAATAATAGTTCCCCAGGGTGCTTCTCTTAACACGGTATCTAATACATTATTAGATAAAGGAATAATTAAAAGTAAGATTTGGTTCCGTTACAAGGCGAAGGCTGCAGGGGTAGACCGTAAAATTAAACCCGGGACATATTCAATACCTTCTAACTCCACATTAAATGATATTTTTGAATTATTGGAAAAAGGTATTCCAGACAAACCTGTTATACTAACTATACCTGAAGGATTTACTCTTTATCAAATTGCCCAGAAGGTAGAAGAACTTGGTTTTGGTACTAAAGATGAATTTATTGAAGCTACACAAAAATACTTTGATAATGGTAATTATGATTTTGATACTAAAAATCTTTATTTTAATTTAGAAGGCTATTTATATCCAGATACTTACCATTTTACAGAAAAACAACCAGTTGAAGACATAGTCAAGCGTCTTGCACAAACAATGGATAATGTATTTACAGATGAATATAAAAATAGAGCAAAAGAACTAAATCTTTCAATACATGATATACTTACTGTAGCTTCTCTAATAGAACGAGAAGCAAAGCACGATGGAGAGAGATCTGCGGTTAGTGGGGTAATTTATAATCGTTTAGAAAAGGACATGCTTCTTCAAATTGATGCAACAGTCATATATGGAGTTGGCAAAGGTAAGGAACATAAATCGGATATATATACATCTGATCTTGAAAAACCTACTCCATTTAATAGCTATAAAGTTATTGGTTTACCCCCAGGACCTATAGCATCACCAAGTAAGGCTTCCATACATGCAGCCCTATATCCAGAAGATCACGAATATCTATACTATGTATTAAGTGAAAAAGAGGACGGTCATGTGTTTACCAAAACATATGATGAACATTTAAAATATGTAGATAAATATCGAAATAGAAATAAGAAATAA
- a CDS encoding acyltransferase, whose protein sequence is MIEKERIDETNIIRGIACLSVVLVHITAGPVTTLKVGSIHSIIFTLLNRGSRFTTPTFIFLSGLTLFYSYEERNFKYGKFLRRRFNATLIPYGIWSIIYFLYFYSQGVYTLSLRTFVENILLANMSYHLYFILTITQFYILFGIFLYGYKRFNSHILLSLSLLFNLLFLKYVSMPYSDRFFMTYIFFFSLGCYVAKNLSIIKKLVVKLRYLLLICYISVVIYDSYLFYQYYILNKAVDVFGVLVIWILFGTISIFLLMSIGIGILEGYTKITNVLKTISKSSYYVYLSHPLILNISDKWLLESGIYSITGRAILNAIIVYSVTLGLSIGYTKLKINIKGRTDMLNKKASI, encoded by the coding sequence ATGATTGAAAAGGAGAGAATAGATGAAACCAATATTATTCGGGGCATTGCTTGTTTATCAGTAGTATTAGTCCACATTACGGCAGGACCTGTAACTACACTTAAAGTGGGTAGTATTCATAGTATTATATTTACTCTATTAAATCGTGGGTCAAGATTTACAACTCCAACTTTTATTTTTCTTAGTGGATTAACGTTATTCTATAGCTATGAAGAAAGAAATTTTAAATATGGAAAATTTTTAAGAAGGAGATTTAATGCTACACTAATACCTTATGGGATTTGGAGCATTATTTATTTTTTGTACTTCTATTCTCAAGGTGTATACACATTATCTCTAAGGACGTTTGTAGAAAATATTTTGTTGGCTAATATGAGCTATCATTTATATTTTATATTAACAATTACACAGTTTTATATATTATTTGGAATATTTCTTTACGGATATAAGAGATTTAACTCCCATATTTTATTAAGCTTATCTTTACTGTTTAACTTGTTATTTTTAAAATATGTATCGATGCCATATTCTGATAGGTTTTTTATGACTTATATATTTTTCTTCTCACTAGGATGCTATGTAGCTAAAAATTTATCTATAATTAAGAAGCTTGTTGTGAAGCTAAGGTACCTCCTTCTAATATGCTATATTAGTGTAGTAATTTATGATAGTTATTTATTTTATCAATACTATATTTTAAATAAAGCAGTAGATGTTTTTGGAGTTTTAGTAATATGGATTTTGTTTGGAACTATTTCAATTTTTTTACTTATGTCTATAGGTATTGGCATTTTAGAAGGATATACAAAAATTACTAATGTTTTAAAAACTATTAGTAAAAGCTCCTATTATGTTTATTTAAGCCATCCATTAATACTTAATATATCGGATAAGTGGCTTTTAGAAAGTGGAATTTACTCTATAACAGGAAGAGCGATACTTAATGCGATTATTGTTTACAGCGTTACATTAGGGTTAAGTATTGGATATACAAAGTTGAAAATAAATATAAAAGGTAGAACTGATATGTTAAATAAAAAAGCTTCTATCTAA
- a CDS encoding transposase produces the protein MKEKGYEGSSSLVRNFIDEFRKGKGNELGILKEKVLRRTLISLLYKEIDSVKDITKKQLDKALNVYPELKIIYDIAKDFKALLFSKREFDLESWMERAKTLNIKELNSFISGIKRDLEAVKSSIKYGFSNGLAEGTVNKIKVIKRIMYGRCSFEMLRKKVLLQNFN, from the coding sequence ATTAAAGAAAAAGGTTATGAAGGATCTAGCTCTCTAGTAAGGAATTTTATTGATGAATTTAGAAAAGGCAAAGGTAATGAGTTAGGCATATTAAAAGAAAAAGTTCTAAGAAGAACCTTAATCAGTCTTCTTTATAAAGAAATAGATTCAGTAAAAGATATAACTAAAAAGCAATTAGATAAAGCTTTAAATGTATATCCAGAGTTAAAAATAATATATGATATAGCTAAAGATTTTAAAGCATTACTTTTTAGTAAAAGAGAATTTGATTTAGAAAGCTGGATGGAACGTGCAAAAACCTTAAATATCAAAGAGTTAAATAGTTTTATTTCGGGCATAAAAAGGGATTTAGAAGCAGTTAAAAGTTCTATTAAATATGGGTTTAGCAATGGGCTAGCAGAAGGAACTGTAAATAAAATTAAAGTAATAAAAAGGATAATGTATGGTAGATGTAGTTTCGAAATGTTGAGAAAAAAAGTATTACTACAGAATTTCAACTAA
- the vanR gene encoding VanR-ABDEGLN family response regulator transcription factor, with the protein MFTNILVVDDEKEIADLVELYLRNEGFTVYKFYTAAEALKCISTTKLDLAILDIMLPETDGFTICSRIRESYHYPVIMLTAKVEDIDKIKGLTLGADDYITKPFNPLEMVARVKAQLRRYTRYNNSEGKTLEDSNEYDFSGLIINKDTHKCSLYGQALTLTPIEFSILWYLCENRGKVVSSEELFEAVWGESYMDNNNTVMAHIGRIREKMKEAPRNPKFIKTVWGVGYQIEQDE; encoded by the coding sequence ATGTTCACGAATATATTAGTTGTGGATGATGAAAAGGAAATTGCGGATCTGGTGGAATTGTATCTCCGCAACGAGGGCTTTACCGTGTATAAGTTCTACACCGCTGCCGAGGCACTGAAATGCATCAGCACCACAAAACTGGATCTGGCAATTCTGGATATCATGCTCCCGGAAACGGATGGATTTACCATTTGCTCGAGAATCCGGGAGAGTTATCACTATCCTGTGATTATGCTGACTGCCAAGGTCGAGGATATCGATAAAATCAAAGGCCTTACCCTCGGTGCCGACGATTATATCACAAAACCCTTCAATCCATTGGAAATGGTTGCAAGAGTCAAGGCCCAGCTAAGACGCTATACCCGCTACAATAATTCTGAGGGAAAGACTCTTGAAGATAGTAACGAGTATGATTTTTCAGGGTTGATCATCAATAAGGATACTCATAAATGTTCTCTTTACGGACAAGCCTTGACGCTGACTCCTATCGAGTTTTCGATTCTCTGGTACCTATGCGAAAACAGAGGCAAGGTGGTCTCCTCAGAGGAGCTTTTTGAGGCGGTTTGGGGCGAAAGTTATATGGATAACAACAACACCGTCATGGCACATATCGGACGGATTCGGGAAAAAATGAAGGAAGCACCGAGGAACCCGAAATTTATTAAGACAGTATGGGGGGTTGGTTATCAAATTGAACAAGATGAATGA
- a CDS encoding sensor histidine kinase — protein MNDRSFRDRLTVRLFRQFTFVVTVFTIVLAGIFLLGYFIGHNVIDWHGPLNFAFKFVKTIDNFKIYIFILVWVIGFLVITMSLWRKTIGYATQMINSIEGLYGSDTDLVNLPDELKDVEDRLNQIKYNSLRNQQLAREAEQRKNDLVVYLAHDLKTPLTSVIGYLTLLRDEQQISAELREKYLSISVEKAERLETLINEFFEITRFNLNEMVLETTKVNLTRMLEQITDEFKPMMLPKGLTCKVKAEKDILIRCDVKKLDRVFDNLIRNSINYSYENSEILITAIPSEQVVTLKFRNHGDTIPEQKLNHIFGQFYRLDTARTTQSGGAGLGLAIAKEIIDLHGGSITAYSENDIIEFTIELPVELIEKVGKS, from the coding sequence ATGAATGATAGAAGCTTCCGAGATAGACTGACCGTTCGATTATTCAGGCAGTTTACCTTTGTGGTTACCGTATTTACCATAGTGCTAGCGGGAATATTCCTTCTAGGTTACTTTATCGGACATAATGTCATTGATTGGCATGGTCCCTTGAATTTTGCTTTTAAATTCGTTAAAACCATTGACAATTTTAAAATTTATATTTTCATCCTGGTATGGGTGATTGGGTTTCTGGTGATTACGATGAGCTTGTGGAGGAAAACCATAGGCTATGCCACTCAGATGATCAATTCCATCGAGGGCCTGTATGGCTCTGATACAGATCTGGTCAATCTGCCCGATGAACTGAAGGATGTAGAAGACAGACTGAACCAAATCAAGTATAACAGCCTCCGAAATCAACAATTAGCGAGAGAAGCCGAACAGCGGAAAAACGATCTGGTAGTCTATCTTGCCCATGACCTGAAAACACCTCTGACCTCTGTCATTGGCTATTTGACCCTGCTTCGTGACGAACAGCAGATTTCCGCCGAATTGAGAGAAAAATACTTATCCATATCGGTAGAAAAAGCGGAACGCCTGGAAACACTCATCAATGAATTCTTTGAAATCACCAGATTCAATCTCAATGAGATGGTTTTGGAAACCACGAAGGTAAATCTTACACGAATGCTGGAACAGATCACCGATGAGTTTAAACCGATGATGCTTCCCAAGGGTCTGACCTGCAAGGTAAAAGCAGAGAAGGATATCCTGATCCGCTGTGATGTAAAAAAGCTGGATCGTGTCTTTGACAATCTGATTCGGAATTCTATCAACTACAGCTATGAAAACAGTGAGATCCTGATAACTGCAATCCCAAGCGAACAAGTTGTTACCTTGAAGTTCCGCAATCACGGAGATACCATCCCGGAACAAAAGCTAAACCACATCTTCGGACAATTTTATCGTTTGGATACGGCGAGAACGACACAATCCGGCGGAGCTGGCCTCGGACTTGCCATTGCCAAGGAAATTATAGATCTTCATGGAGGTTCGATTACGGCATACAGCGAAAACGACATAATCGAGTTTACCATTGAACTCCCAGTGGAGTTAATAGAAAAAGTAGGAAAATCTTAA
- a CDS encoding glycoside hydrolase family 26 protein — protein MNDIGKYHAKTKISRTIKVLSYGLIVGLLLIIAYAADFGPDNNQNAFSRLENMGAYDKFTNYVDGYSLNVDQNMKVDMSYSGVGAVLENQNKRIEIYKQELPKDVSQTAYINYSNKFLSNTANHVKEYESKSIKNGKNVHILQWSRQKLSRVENDMNYYVSIEILSGTRVVYTILVKSTVPLDTTGGYQYLIDHFTTFTPTKAPYMRVAKSVPVEERGWNQETKDALQTYFGKDSVLTWGIFEPSAPDDFTQLKHLETSMEYEFPFLLNYTSFENKYQHPNLKSRLENAYKNHKILELTLQTSWKQEGEGNMVYDVLNGEYDEFLKDYAKTVSEFDHPVLFRLGNEMNGDWCPYSSYHTSKDTMIFKEFYRYVYQIFEEAKADNVIWVWNPNGKSFPDFNWNDASMYYPGDEYVDIVGLTAYNTGTYYPGENWTEFDVLYDPLYAEYDKLYEMPMMITEFASSSVGGDKNQWIRNMFSHIKKYENIKIAIWWDGRDLDADGNVARPYFIDETPDIIQTFKERLKTFKK, from the coding sequence ATGAATGACATAGGAAAATACCACGCTAAAACCAAAATATCCAGAACCATAAAAGTTTTATCTTATGGGCTGATCGTAGGATTATTATTGATCATAGCATACGCTGCAGATTTTGGACCAGATAATAATCAAAATGCCTTTTCTCGTTTAGAGAACATGGGAGCTTATGATAAATTTACCAACTATGTTGATGGGTACAGCTTGAACGTAGATCAGAATATGAAGGTGGATATGAGCTATTCCGGTGTCGGTGCGGTTTTAGAAAATCAAAACAAAAGAATAGAAATTTATAAGCAGGAGCTGCCTAAAGATGTAAGCCAGACGGCTTATATCAATTACTCCAACAAGTTTTTATCTAATACGGCTAATCATGTAAAAGAATATGAAAGCAAATCGATAAAAAACGGGAAAAACGTTCATATCCTTCAATGGTCTAGACAAAAGCTTAGTCGGGTTGAAAATGATATGAATTACTATGTTTCTATAGAGATACTTTCCGGGACAAGAGTGGTATACACCATTTTGGTGAAATCCACAGTTCCTCTTGATACGACGGGTGGTTACCAGTATCTCATCGATCATTTCACCACTTTTACTCCAACCAAGGCTCCTTACATGAGAGTGGCAAAGTCTGTTCCCGTGGAGGAAAGGGGCTGGAATCAGGAGACAAAGGATGCACTTCAAACATATTTTGGTAAGGATAGTGTTCTGACCTGGGGGATTTTCGAACCTAGCGCGCCGGATGACTTTACCCAGCTGAAGCATCTGGAAACCTCCATGGAATATGAGTTTCCATTCCTGCTGAATTACACTAGCTTTGAAAACAAATATCAGCACCCGAACCTGAAGTCCCGTCTTGAGAACGCGTATAAGAATCATAAAATTCTGGAGCTGACGCTGCAGACCTCATGGAAGCAAGAAGGGGAAGGGAATATGGTCTATGATGTTTTGAACGGGGAATATGATGAATTTTTGAAGGATTATGCCAAGACTGTAAGTGAATTTGACCATCCGGTTCTGTTTCGGCTGGGCAATGAAATGAATGGTGACTGGTGTCCTTATTCGAGCTACCATACTTCCAAGGACACGATGATTTTCAAGGAATTCTACCGTTATGTCTATCAAATATTTGAAGAGGCAAAGGCTGATAATGTGATCTGGGTCTGGAATCCAAACGGAAAATCTTTCCCGGACTTCAACTGGAATGATGCTTCCATGTATTATCCGGGAGACGAATATGTCGATATCGTCGGTTTAACTGCCTATAATACAGGAACCTATTATCCAGGAGAGAACTGGACGGAATTCGATGTTCTGTATGATCCTCTCTATGCTGAGTATGATAAGCTTTATGAAATGCCGATGATGATTACGGAATTTGCTTCCAGCAGTGTCGGCGGAGATAAGAATCAATGGATCAGAAACATGTTTTCCCATATTAAGAAATATGAAAACATTAAAATTGCAATCTGGTGGGACGGCCGTGACTTGGATGCTGACGGAAACGTAGCAAGACCGTATTTTATCGATGAGACACCGGATATTATCCAGACATTCAAGGAACGGCTGAAGACATTCAAGAAATAG
- a CDS encoding SGNH/GDSL hydrolase family protein, whose amino-acid sequence MEVFNILSQKLKSSSSNKVIFYCIIYLIALQFIINAFVPSKVVYNHRLDYDLVKDRPTNIEAVLKEIKTTIANEELDDYVVILGDSVSYSSPGPSNTSIGYYLNQIAQDKGKKFRIFNLAMPSMQAGDIYTLLLKMDQYGISRDNVIINVLYAGFVEKLDTPPVFWLDKQLKHMDPITYKEINTLGAKEEKKQSQIVALAQNIKDKLYENIPLFQYKDYLQVYIKEQLGKLRGHVVYASEPVQPWYEKPFLKDLLGEYEYQVGFNSTPFIMDNTNTQIHLLDKIINLQEGKNTLIYLAPINEELVGEYLDKENYFKNVKMIDEYFEEKPVKYINYYGKISFDFFSDQVHYTSDGYKYLADLLWDQITVWNLK is encoded by the coding sequence ATGGAGGTGTTTAATATTTTATCTCAAAAGCTTAAAAGTAGCTCTTCAAATAAAGTAATTTTTTATTGTATTATTTATTTAATAGCATTACAATTTATAATTAATGCCTTTGTTCCAAGTAAAGTAGTATATAACCATAGACTAGATTATGACTTGGTTAAAGATAGGCCGACAAATATAGAAGCAGTTCTAAAGGAAATAAAAACAACAATAGCTAATGAAGAATTGGATGATTATGTTGTTATCTTAGGGGACTCTGTATCCTATAGTAGTCCAGGGCCTTCTAATACTTCCATAGGGTACTATTTAAATCAAATAGCCCAAGATAAAGGGAAAAAATTTAGAATCTTTAATTTAGCAATGCCATCTATGCAGGCGGGCGATATCTATACTTTATTATTAAAAATGGATCAGTATGGAATATCGAGAGATAATGTAATAATTAATGTACTTTATGCAGGGTTTGTAGAGAAACTGGATACACCTCCTGTATTTTGGCTGGATAAGCAACTAAAGCATATGGATCCCATTACTTACAAAGAGATCAATACTTTAGGTGCTAAAGAGGAGAAAAAACAATCACAAATTGTAGCTTTGGCTCAAAATATTAAAGACAAGCTTTATGAAAACATACCTCTTTTTCAATATAAGGATTATTTACAGGTTTATATAAAGGAACAATTAGGGAAGCTTAGAGGTCATGTTGTATATGCTAGTGAGCCAGTACAGCCATGGTATGAAAAACCTTTTTTAAAGGATCTATTGGGAGAATATGAATATCAAGTTGGGTTTAATTCTACTCCGTTTATAATGGATAATACAAACACACAAATACACCTTCTTGATAAAATTATTAATCTTCAAGAAGGAAAGAACACACTCATATATTTAGCTCCTATTAACGAGGAACTGGTAGGAGAATATTTAGATAAAGAAAATTATTTTAAAAATGTCAAGATGATCGATGAATACTTCGAAGAAAAGCCAGTTAAGTATATTAATTATTATGGTAAGATATCTTTTGATTTCTTTTCCGACCAGGTTCACTATACCTCTGATGGATATAAGTATTTAGCGGATTTATTATGGGATCAAATAACAGTGTGGAATCTTAAGTAG
- a CDS encoding MBOAT family O-acyltransferase has product MLFHSFEFIFLLIIAFILFYLFPKKRLWMLAIANLVFYGVSGFGYLLIFLIASLITYYCSRKLSSSNGRIYYLIAIIVNLSNLAFFKYTGFILKNIEMALNIHFPWQDALLAKIILPVGISFYTFQLIAYIVDVWRKDIEPCKSFVEFWVFIAFFAQLIAGPIMRGEEFLPQVERLKEIKYDEKNIRYGLYYIAMGMTKKLVFADILAPKVQYYFGQASQLGTLDSWFAAYLFAFQIYFDFSSYSEIAVGIGHLFGLKMAINFKTPYLSGNASEFWKRWHITLSSWIKDYIYIPLGGSRRGFPMQCVFLLTAMTLSGLWHGAAWGFIVWGIYHGLLSVAHKVYTRMLKGRNLTFIKSKAYRWITVFVFFQLTTIGWVFFRAQSLQDAIRMVWKMISFSDIRFSSIYIFYFGFIAFLWFLHFVEFAIRNNAYKLINTWRVYCPDYIRAAAYVMIFITLVMFTQREQSSFIYFQF; this is encoded by the coding sequence ATGCTTTTTCACAGCTTTGAATTTATTTTTCTATTAATTATAGCTTTTATTTTATTCTATCTTTTTCCAAAGAAAAGATTATGGATGTTAGCAATAGCTAACTTAGTATTTTATGGTGTATCGGGATTTGGGTATCTTTTAATATTTTTAATTGCATCTTTAATAACCTATTATTGCTCTCGTAAGTTATCGTCTTCAAATGGAAGGATATACTATCTAATTGCAATTATTGTTAACTTGAGTAACCTAGCGTTTTTTAAATATACAGGATTTATTTTAAAAAATATTGAGATGGCTCTTAATATTCATTTTCCATGGCAGGACGCTTTATTAGCAAAAATTATACTGCCTGTTGGTATTTCTTTTTATACATTCCAGCTTATAGCATATATAGTAGATGTTTGGAGAAAGGATATAGAACCTTGTAAATCTTTTGTTGAGTTTTGGGTATTTATTGCATTTTTTGCCCAATTAATTGCAGGTCCGATTATGCGTGGAGAAGAATTTTTACCACAGGTTGAAAGGTTGAAAGAAATTAAATATGATGAAAAAAATATTAGATATGGACTATATTATATTGCAATGGGTATGACTAAAAAGCTAGTATTTGCAGATATACTAGCCCCTAAGGTTCAATATTATTTTGGTCAAGCTAGCCAGTTAGGAACATTAGATTCTTGGTTTGCAGCATACCTGTTTGCCTTTCAAATTTACTTTGATTTTTCTTCCTACAGCGAAATTGCCGTAGGTATTGGCCATTTATTTGGATTAAAAATGGCGATTAACTTCAAGACACCTTATCTAAGTGGAAATGCATCGGAATTTTGGAAGAGATGGCATATTACATTGTCATCTTGGATAAAAGATTATATTTATATTCCATTAGGAGGCTCTAGAAGAGGATTTCCTATGCAATGTGTATTTTTATTAACTGCTATGACTCTTTCTGGTCTATGGCATGGAGCAGCTTGGGGTTTTATTGTTTGGGGTATTTATCATGGACTTCTTAGTGTAGCCCATAAAGTATATACTCGTATGTTAAAAGGCAGAAATCTAACATTTATTAAAAGTAAGGCTTATAGATGGATTACTGTATTTGTATTCTTTCAATTAACTACTATTGGTTGGGTATTCTTTAGGGCACAGAGCCTACAAGATGCTATTCGTATGGTATGGAAGATGATATCTTTCTCAGATATTAGATTCAGTAGTATATATATTTTTTACTTTGGATTTATTGCATTTTTATGGTTTCTACATTTTGTGGAATTTGCTATACGAAACAATGCATATAAACTTATTAATACATGGAGGGTTTATTGCCCAGACTATATTAGGGCAGCGGCTTATGTAATGATATTTATAACCTTAGTAATGTTTACTCAAAGAGAACAAAGTTCATTCATTTATTTTCAGTTTTAG